TTTCGGCTTCAGCCAGTGTGACTTTTTTGGTAGGGTAGGCGTGGTGGGCCGGGGCCGAATTGAAATAGAATTTGGCTTCGCCGTTTTTGGCCGGGTGAAAAATTACCTCTTTCACGCCTTTGCCCACATAAAGAGCTTCTTTGGTTGCCAGAGTAAATGTCTCGCCTTCTACGGTTACGCTAGCCTCATGCCCTACGTTGATGATGCCCAGTTCGCGGCGGTCCAAAAAGTTCTCAGACCGCAGGGTTGGGAAAGTCTCCAGTTGAACCGGGCCACCTACCGGGTTAACACCACCTACAATCAGGCGGTCATATAAGGTATAGGTTGCTTGTACCGTGCCGGGCACAAACAGATTCTCTATCAGAAAATGCTCCCGCAGTTTGGCGGTGTCATACCCTTTAAAATCTAAGGGGTGAACGGCGTGCCGCGTGGTAGAATGAACAGGCATAAAGGTAATGTTTTGGGTGTAATCGTTTGCGCAAATTACAAATTTATCAATCCATTCGCGTACTAAGAGGTATAAAAAAATAGACTAACCCCACTTAGCGCTTTGGTTTGATACTGCTAACTTAATTAAAATTTGTTAATAGAAACCTATTTGAGGCGCGTTATTTAGAAAATCGTTAAAAATCTGCCGATTTATTTTGCGAAAGAAACCAAATAGTAGTAAATATGCAATCGGTTGCGCAGATTATACCGCAATCGCTGTTCTTGCCCTACGACTCACCAAATTATCAAAAACAAAATTTTACTTATGCGACAAGTAATACTTAATAAGAGCCGATGTTTGCTGGTGCTTGCTTTTTTCTTCGCTTCGGTGCTGGGGGCCTACGCCCAGGCTGTGACGGTAACCGGTAAGGTGACCGACGGGAAAAAAGAAGGATTGCCAGGGGTGACCGTCCTGTTAAAAGGCACCACCACGGCCAACGCCACCGACGTGGATGGCAATTATTCTCTTACCCTTCCCAACGGCACCGGTACTTTGGTGTTCTCTTACATTGGCTTTGTGTCGCAGGATGTTCCTGTAAACGGTAGAACCACCATCAACGTCACCTTGGCCAGTGATGCCAAGCTGATAGATGAAGTAGTGGTGGTTGGTTACCAGACGGTGACCAGAAAAGAATTGACCAGCTCTGTTTCCTCTGTGAACGCCAAGCAACTGCAGGATATTCCGGTGAGTACGGCCGCAGAAGCGCTGGCCGGTAGACTGGCCGGGGTGCAGGTAAATACCTCAGAAGGCCAGCCGGGTGCGGAGATTACTATTAGAGTACGGGGTGGTAACTCCATTACCCAAAGCAACGAGCCGCTTTATATAGTAGACGGAATTCAGGTGGAGAATGCCTTGTCGTTTCTTTCGCCCCAGGAGATACAAACCATAGATGTGTTGAAAGACGCAGCCTCTACTGCAATTTATGGTGCCAGAGGTTCTAACGGGGTGATTGTAATTACTACCAAAGGTGGGAAAGAGATGCCCACGCAGGTAACCTACAATGGTTTTGCCGGTGTGCGCCAGATTGTAAATAAGCTGGATGTGATGAACCCGTATGACTTTGTGCAATACCAGTACCAAGTGTATAACTACAACCAGAATGAAGAGGTTCGGAACAGCTTTAGAGACCGTTACGGTCGTTATGAAGACCTTGATATTTATAGGAACATGCCTACCACTAACTGGCAAGACGAGGTGTTTGGGCGGGCAGCGTTCAGCCAGACACACGTGGTGGCGGTAACAGGCGGAACGAAAGCTACTTCCTTCAACTTTACCTTGAACCACGCCGATGAAGAAGGCATTATGATCAATTCAGGGAATGTGCGCACCTTGGCTTCCCTCAAATTTGACCATAAAGTAAATGATGTGTTAAAAGTGGGTTTCACTTCACGGTACAGCCGCCAGGTTATTGAAGGGGTTGGTACTTCCAATACTGGTACCAGCGGGAATAACCGTCTACGCAACTCCGTTAGGTTCCGCCCTTTTGTGGCGCCTGGTTTTGAAGACCAAGTAGATGAATTTGACCCTGCTTATTTTGAATTGACCAACCTGACCAGTCCCGTTTTACTAGCTAACCAGGAAGTGCGGTTTGACAGACGGAATGATATCATTTTTAACGGTTATGCAAGCATTGATCCTATCAAGAACCTTAGCTTTAAAACAGTTTTTGGTATCAATGCGACAGACCGTAACCGGCAGGAATTTGCAGGGGTGGTAACCAGTATTGCCCGCCAGAACAATGCCCAGCCAGTGGTAACGTTGAACAGCGGTCAGCAATACACCATTACCAATTCAAATACGCTCAGCTACAAAACTAAATTTGGGGAAGATCACAGCGTCAACGCCTTGATAGGTCAGGAAATCTGGATGCGCGATAACCAAACCGAAGGAATGCAAGTGCGTTGGTTGCCAGCTGACATTACACCAGATCAAGCGTTCGCTGGTATTCAAAAGGCCACCCCGCCAGCAGGTTTGATT
This region of Rufibacter sp. LB8 genomic DNA includes:
- the kduI gene encoding 5-dehydro-4-deoxy-D-glucuronate isomerase, whose protein sequence is MPVHSTTRHAVHPLDFKGYDTAKLREHFLIENLFVPGTVQATYTLYDRLIVGGVNPVGGPVQLETFPTLRSENFLDRRELGIINVGHEASVTVEGETFTLATKEALYVGKGVKEVIFHPAKNGEAKFYFNSAPAHHAYPTKKVTLAEAETVELGSLENSNHRTIRKVLINSVVETCQLQMGVTELKAGSVWNTMPAHVHDRRMEAYFYFELPEDQVVSHFLGEPQETRHIWVKNNEAVLSPPWSIHSGAGTSSYTFIWGMAGENLDYNDMDKFPITDLK
- a CDS encoding TonB-dependent receptor, translated to MRQVILNKSRCLLVLAFFFASVLGAYAQAVTVTGKVTDGKKEGLPGVTVLLKGTTTANATDVDGNYSLTLPNGTGTLVFSYIGFVSQDVPVNGRTTINVTLASDAKLIDEVVVVGYQTVTRKELTSSVSSVNAKQLQDIPVSTAAEALAGRLAGVQVNTSEGQPGAEITIRVRGGNSITQSNEPLYIVDGIQVENALSFLSPQEIQTIDVLKDAASTAIYGARGSNGVIVITTKGGKEMPTQVTYNGFAGVRQIVNKLDVMNPYDFVQYQYQVYNYNQNEEVRNSFRDRYGRYEDLDIYRNMPTTNWQDEVFGRAAFSQTHVVAVTGGTKATSFNFTLNHADEEGIMINSGNVRTLASLKFDHKVNDVLKVGFTSRYSRQVIEGVGTSNTGTSGNNRLRNSVRFRPFVAPGFEDQVDEFDPAYFELTNLTSPVLLANQEVRFDRRNDIIFNGYASIDPIKNLSFKTVFGINATDRNRQEFAGVVTSIARQNNAQPVVTLNSGQQYTITNSNTLSYKTKFGEDHSVNALIGQEIWMRDNQTEGMQVRWLPADITPDQAFAGIQKATPPAGLIQSPATTSEYGETLFSLFGTVGYNYKEKYRANFAIRRDASSLFAPEERVGYFPTMSLAWHIADEPFMEGTKDWLNDLKVRFGFGAVGNNRIEADQWRSVFGARSEEGYAYTEAVTPGFYPLALANRRLKWETTISKNLALDFTILNSRLNGSIDFYENNTSDLLLNAQIPQTSGYTTQLQNIGETRNRGVELQLDGVIMDKGDFTWNANFNITTQQNKIVSLGFDTQNQPLKSYTVSSGWITGTYQDFLVEVGSPVGQYYGYVTDGYYRLEDFNATFNATTNAWTYVLKEGIANSQAIALGNRAPQPGDLKLKDLTPDNGSNVIGLEDRTVLGNNQPKFFGGFNQQFTYKGFDMSLFLNFSYGAKVYNANKIEFTTLYEQKDNNMLTLMNDRWKWYDDNGLLVTDPTQLAAMNQNTKYWTPPRGQSFLHSFAIEDGSFLRISNLTIGYSLPEAFLKKTRVISKFRVYATVNNLATITGYTGYDPEASTRRNALTPGVDYAAYPRSRYVLGGVNVTF